The Pyrenophora tritici-repentis strain M4 chromosome 2, whole genome shotgun sequence genome window below encodes:
- a CDS encoding Fungal-trans-2 multi-domain protein: MAEVQPASSAGPGDSSPTAISGSASNAKMRKRTKTGCLTCRKRRIKCGEERPTCANCIKSKRQCEGYNQRVIFKPPIGDWPNHPGVVSTIQYHTSMLPGTRNQSYRGPEPSAPMQENMLASIQPRPLNDFNFSQVDPNAGAVSSGTHQTFVGGNPGYAHEQPYQQPLQSPPHHQPLASPHNQPQSHTSPASYFPQPPAVHTSPPAQFSQSSSYQAPFQYTQGPSYPAVSVPYNNTADLKPTASQPLPRQPIYQPPYRSDSLQEGESSYRDQPSASPPSNEYVQYTEARPGVQRYNSHPQVPLQQSLHSSGNISQAGNYSVPHTDYSHSSYSTIQMPVHDINQDVKYMPQPVLEPRPTTSQSQKCQPHLDLSGFGGADHVSPTQVLDEAAVEFEDDDYWDVQSDEDMFDAEPDDDENAVMASKEFNNIRRIHLENFNELGIRRYDAFLYDGLLTHYRPEYAANPLRNPKTARVFAHYIHVTGPTISIFDRNSRNPTLIFEGETPPAQQGLWTHTLPLKALSHQGLLHAMLALASLHIARLQGASITPSYKHYAYSLKRLVRSLGHPKKRLSILTLATSLLLACYEVWTAEHIKWGTHLIGAQRLIDELDFRSLTREARRLRAAQTAMMRQFPYQNPEMLIDQKHFNQKLKETVVMPDERLVSTIVGKKVSYDDFGMVFEDNGARHDTRPKIPEKLDLQTYETLQDLCWAFSRHDVYQSIVSGHRLINPYRKWSDCPPRAPIGQIDAVYGTHDHIVLLLARVADFTVRDRERKLRQAEADGGWRPRPGMPGFANMGPPPTQKATPGPPAHAQGPPRPGWTGQHPTGPPSQGPAPPVAPSFYGMAPSPAMAPIHSSYENPNFQRSPPTPNTPHPRYADLPAAYEHAVLEWQSIIDAHTKVSELLEQADGFGPLPEDILPPAPGGQDQGLSVPFGPPILYRSYDISIIWMMIHLSKIILLRSHPGMPAAATMAAGVCASAATPYGMLIGRIAVGMQIPVTPDLSPFLGAVLTESAMPLFFAGITFQDAKQREWLITRFLEIDKRTGWASAGIIARGCETAWEKTAEMGRGPPYTRRTNPITKDEDGRYTDEQKDSASRRERNRVQERQPREQETRFVVKSGVTGTWAVNLLGTEEDLRQGMERFGL, translated from the exons ATGGCCGAAGTCCAGCCAGCCTCTTCAGCCGGCCCCGGCGACAGTTCACCAACTGCGATTTCAGGGTCAGCTAGCAATGCAaagatgaggaagaggacCAAGACTGGTTGTCTCACCTGCCGCAAACGCCGCATAAAGTGTGGTGAAGAGAGGCCTACCTGTGCAAACTGCATCAAGTCCAAACGCCAATGCGAGGGCTACAATCAGCGAGTCATCTTCAAACCTCCTATTGGGGACTGGCCAAATCACCCCGGCGTCGTCAGCACGATACAATATCATACTTCGATGCTGCCTGGAACACGCAATCAATCTTATCGAGGCCCTGAACCGAGTGCACCGATGCAGGAGAACATGCTTGCTTCTATCCAGCCTCGGCCACTTAATGACTTCAACTTCTCCCAAGTCGATCCGAATGCTGGTGCAGTCTCCTCAGGAACACACCAAACGTTTGTCGGGGGGAATCCCGGCTACGCACACGAACAACCTTATCAGCAGCCACTGCAATCACCTCCTCACCACCAGCCGCTTGCTTCACCCCATAATCAGCCCCAGAGCCACACATCGCCAGCTTCGTACTTTCCTCAGCCCCCGGCCGTGCATACTAGTCCTCCAGCACAATTCAGTCAAAGCAGCAGCTATCAAGCACCCTTTCAGTATACACAGGGCCCGTCATATCCTGCAGTCTCTGTTCCCTACAACAACACGGCTGATCTGAAGCCCACGGCCTCTCAGCCATTACCCAGGCAGCCAATTTACCAGCCACCTTATCGGTCAGATAGCCTTCAGGAAGGAGAAAGCTCATATCGCGATCAACCCAGTGCATCGCCTCCGAGCAATGAATATGTCCAATATACAGAAGCAAGGCCAGGGGTGCAGCGATACAACAGCCACCCGCAAGTGCCATTGCAACAATCACTACACAGCTCAGGAAACATCAGCCAAGCCGGAAACTATAGCGTCCCTCATACTGACTACAGTCATTCAAGTTATTCTACTATTCAGATGCCCGTACATGATATCAACCAGGATGTAAAGTATATGCCACAGCCTGTCCTCG AACCGAGACCCACCACGTCCCAATCGCAAAAGTGCCAGCCACATTTAGATCTTAGCGGATTCGGCGGCGCGGACCACGTTAGTCCTACACAGGTGCTTGACGAAGCAGCGGTCGAATTCGAGGACGACGATTACTGGGATGTACAGTCTGACGAAGACATGTTCGATGCAGAACCTGACGACGACGAGAACGCAGTGATGGCAAGCAAGGAGTTTAATAACATCCGTCGCATACATTTAGAGAATTTTAATGAGCTGGGCATCAGACGGTACGATGCGTTTTTGTATGATGGGCTCTTGACGCACTACAGGCCCGAATATGCGGCGAACCCCTTGCGTAATCCGAAGACCGCGAGAGTCTTTGCTCACTACATCCATGTG ACAGGGCCGACTATCTCGATCTTCGACCGAAACTCTAGAAATCCCACTCTTATCTTCGAGGGCGAAACACCTCCAGCTCAGCAAGGGCTATGGACACATACACTGCCTTTGAAGGCTCTCAGCCACCAGGGCCTCTTACATGCGATGCTGGCTCTTGCCAGTCTACATATTGCAAGACTACAAGGCGCCTCTATAACACCCTCGTACAAGCACTACGCATACTCTCTCAAACGCCTTGTGCGCTCCCTTGGGCATCCAAAGAAACGCCTTTCAATCCTCACATTAGCCACATCTCTACTTCTAGCGTGCTATGAAGTCTGGACGGCGGAGCATATTAAGTGGGGTACACATCTCATTGGTGCCCAACGGCTTATCGATGAGCTGGATTTCCGGTCGCTTACACGGGAGGCAAGACGGCTGCGAGCAGCGCAAACAGCCATGATGCGCCAATTTCCGTATCAGAACCCGGAAATGCTGATTGACCAAAAACATTTTAATCAAAAGCTAAAGGAGACCGTAGTCATGCCAGATGAGCGCCTTGTGAGCACTATTGTGGGTAAAAAGGTCAGCTACGACGACTTTGGTATGGTGTTTGAAGACAACGGCGCAAGGCATGACACAAGGCCCAAAATACCAGAAAAACTAGATCTTCAAACCTACGAGACCCTCCAAGATTTGTGCTGGGCATTTTCGAGGCATGATGTGTACCAGAGTATCGTAAGCGGTCATCGTCTTAT TAATCCCTACCGCAAGTGGTCCGATTGCCCTCCGCGGGCTCCTATCGGTCAGATTGATGCTGTCTACGGTACCCACGATCATATAGTGCTACTTCTAGCTCGTGTTGCAGACTTCACGGTTAGAGATAGAGAGCGCAAACTTCGACAAGCAGAAGCAGATGGCGGATGGCGACCTCGTCCTGGTATGCCTGGGTTTGCCAACATGGGACCACCGCCAACGCAGAAAGCTACCCCAGGACCTCCAGCACATGCACAAGGCCCACCACGACCTGGCTGGACAGGACAGCATCCAACGGGTCCACCTTCTCAAGGCCCAGCACCACCTGTAGCTCCAAGCTTCTATGGAATGGCCCCATCACCAGCAATGGCACCTATTCATTCCAGCTACGAAAATCCAAATTTTCAACGCTCTCCGCCAACGCCAAACACGCCTCATCCAAGATACGCTGATCTCCCCGCTGCGTATGAGCATGCGGTTTTGGAGTGGCAAAGCATAATCGATGCGCATACAAAAGTCTCAGAACTACTGGAACAGGCGGACGGCTTCGGTCCTTTACCAGAGGACATTTTGCCACCAGCTCCTGGAGGACAAGACCAAGGACTATCAGTACCCTTTGGTCCACCGATCCTGTATAGAAGCTATGACATATCTATCATCTGGATGATGATTCACCTTTCGAAGATAATACTTCTACGCTCTCACCCAGGCATGCCCGCCGCAGCGACGATGGCGGCTGGAGTATGCGCTTCGGCTGCTACACCATACGGCATGCTCATCGGTCGTATAGCCGTAGGCATGCAAATTCCCGTCACTCCAGACCTATCACCTTTCCTCGGCGCCGTACTAACAGAGTCAGCAATGCCGTTGTTCTTTGCAGGAATCACGTTCCAGGATGCAAAGCAACGCGAATGGCTGATCACGCGATTCTTGGAAATCGACAAAAGAACAGGATGGGCTTCTGCGGGTATCATTGCGAGGGGGTGTGAGACGGCATGGGAGAAGACGGCCGAGATGGGAAGAGGCCCGCCGTATACTAGGAGGACGAATCCAATCACAAAAGACGAAGATGGAAGGTACACGGATGAACAGAAAGATAGTGCAAGTCGGAGGGAAAGGAACAGGGTACAGGAGAGACAACCACGAGAACAAGAGACTCGGTTTGTGGTTAAGAGTGGTGTGACCGGTACTTGGGCTGTGAACTTGTTGGGTACAGAGGAAGATCTTCGACAGGGTATGGAGAGATTTGGGCTGTGA
- a CDS encoding Rot1 domain containing protein: protein MVSRIVALLLSGVAVLHAQAQTVAFPAELVGTWNSKANSTMTGPGFYDPVNEKFTEPQHTGISYSFTADGHFEEAYYRAIANPQDPRCPKGIIQWQHGTFEKFENGSLKLSPIKVDGRQLFSDPCQYKNAVYTRYNASELFQKYEYVASDQYHKIPRITLYKWDGAPMMPLYLAMTPPTMLPTTTLNPLVTQTAAPKAKRGELPMNHEVLFKRTPGAVRADQWWWFGVFMTAGGSVLYYFF, encoded by the exons ATGGTTTCACGGATAGTAGCCCTACTCCTCTCAGGAGTCGCCGTCTTGCACGCGCAAGCCCAGACAGTCGCATTTCCCGCTGAGCTCGTCGGCACGTGGAACAGCAAGGCAAACTCGACTATGACCGGACCG GGCTTCTACGACCCCGTTAACGAGAAATTCACTGAACCCCAGCATACCGGTATCAGCTACTCCTTCACCGCAGACGGTCACTTCGAGGAGGCATATTACCGCGCCATCGCGAACC CGCAAGATCCAAGGTGCCCAAAAGGCATAATCCAATGGCAACATGGCACCTTTGAGAAGTTTGAAAACGGTTCCCTGAAGCTCTCGCCCATCAAGGTCGACGGCCGACAACTATTCTCGGACCCGTGCCAGTACAAGAACGCCGTATACACCCGCTACAATGCGAGTGAACTATTCCAG AAATACGAGTATGTCGCTTCGGACCAGTACCACAAGATTCCCCGCATTACGCTCTACAAGTGGGACGGCGCCCCAATGATGCCGCTCTACCTCGCCATGACTCCGCCTACCATGCTACCCACCACCACGCTCAACCCGCTCGTCACCCAAACCGCCGCTCCCAAGGCTAAGCGAGGCGAGCTGCCCATGAACCACGAGGTGCTTTTCAAGAGGACTCCCGGTGCCGTAAGGGCAGATCAATGGTGGTGGTTCGGTGTCTTCATGACAGCAGGCGGCAGTGTGCTCTACTACTTTTTCTAG
- a CDS encoding 5-formyltetrahydrofolate cyclo-ligase — translation MAGSLAAVKRELRNKIRDALKHLPHAAAASQSSNATAALLAMPEYQAARRISVYLSMPGGEISTTDIVRNALDQGKKVFIPYTYNLDSPKQDQPKSIMDMVELQSMADFDSLQPDKWGIPTPSQDSISSRANCFGGTGITNGDIEAVHTGLDLIVMPGMAFDAQFGRLGHGKGYYDYFLSRCHKVSRMPFRVGLSLTEQFLPPTEPVPMSSSDFRLDAIVTGDGKLLRAEA, via the exons ATGGCGGGGTCGCTAGCAGCTGTCAAGAGGGAATTAAGGAACAAGATTAGAGATGCACTAAAGCATCTTCCCCATGCGGCTGCTGCTTCTCAGT CATCCAATGCGACTGCAGCTCTGTTAGCCATGCCCGAGTACCAGGCAGCACGCAGAATAAGTGTCTATCTTTCCATGCCTGGCGGTGAGATCTCTACCACGGACATTGTGCGCAATGCGCTCGACCAGGGCAAGAAAGTCTTCATTCCCTATACCTATAATCTGGATTCACCCAAACAAGACCAGCCAAAATCCATCATGGACATGGTAGAACTACAGTCCATGGCCGACTTTGACTCTCTGCAACCAGACAAATGGGGCATTCCTACTCCTAGCCAAGATTCAATCTCATCACGTGCAAACTGCTTTGGGGGTACTGGCATCACGAACGGAGACATCGAAGCCGTGCACACAGGCCTCGACCTCATAGTTATGCCGGGCATGGCCTTTGACGCCCAGTTTGGCCGGCTGGGACACGGTAAGGGCTACTACGATTACTTCTTGAGTCGGTGTCACAAAGTGTCGCGCATGCCTTTTCGCG TTGGTCTCTCGCTGACCGAGCAGTTCCTTCCGCCAACTGAGCCGGTTCCCATGTCATCCTCTGATTTTCGCCTCGATGCCATCGTGACTGGAGATGGCAAGCTCCTTCGCGCCGAGGCTTAA
- a CDS encoding LSM1, Small nuclear ribonucleoprotein (snRNP) protein, whose product MTGRGGRGGGKVLLPPINFIFKLLQSRATISVWLYENLGMRIEGKLRGFDEFMNLVIDDAIEVKLAKKDAPEERRKVGQILLKGDNISLIQQL is encoded by the exons ATGACTGGACGTGGCG GCCGCGGCGGAGGTAAAG TCCTCCTCCCACCTATCAACTTCATTTTCAAGCTGCTACAATCGCGGGCCACCATTTCAGTTTGGCTGTACGAGAACCTGGGCATGCGCATCGAGGGAAAGCTCAGG GGCTTCGATGAGTTCATGAACCTCGTCATCGACGACGCGATCGAAGTAAAGCTCGCCAAGAAGGACGCGCCGGAAGAAAGGCGCAAGGTTGGCCAAATCCTCCTCAAGGGAGACAACATCTCTCTCATccagcagctgtag
- a CDS encoding Xpo1 multi-domain protein has translation MAANGQQLFEPVLAAHSTMSAQVDRAQKEQAHQYLEQFQKSQEAWTTTLAIIESNSADAGAKMFAATTLKGKIIYDLHQVPRAQLPELRASIMRNLLNFHAGPKPIRVQLCLCLANLAIQMTEWKDVLKDVISAFSSNLANLPCILDFLHVLPEEVTHGRKIALTVRPNEPRPMIKPRQSPVAPTYASRVVV, from the exons ATGGCCGCCAACGGACAGCAGCTGTTCGAGCCTGTGCTCGCGGCACACAGCACAATGTCGGCGCAGGTGGACCGCGCGCAAAAAGAGCAGGCACATCAATACCTGGAGCAGTTTCAGAAGTCG CAAGAGGCATGGACAACGACTCTGGCCATAATTGAGTCAAACTCGGCAGACGCAGGCGCCAAGATGTTTGCTGCAACCACACTCAAGGGCAAG ATTATATACGACCTCCACCAAGTACCCCGCGCACAGCTTCCAGAGCTCCGAGCCTCGATTATGCGGAATCTGCTAAACTTTCACGCTGGTCCCAAGCCAATTCGTGTGCAGCTGTGCCTGTGCCTGGCGAACCTGGCCATCCAGATGACCGAGTGGAAAGACGTGCTCAAAGATGTCATCAGCGCTTTTAGCTCAAACCTAGCAAACCTTCCTTGCATCCTGGACTTTCTCCATGTCCTCCCCGAGGAAGTTACGCATGGACGAAAGATCGCACTCACAGTACGTCCGAACGAGCCTCGCCCCATGATAAAACCACGGCAATCCCCCGTAGCGCCGACATATGCTAGCAGAGTTGTAGTCTAA